A single region of the Vicia villosa cultivar HV-30 ecotype Madison, WI linkage group LG4, Vvil1.0, whole genome shotgun sequence genome encodes:
- the LOC131597672 gene encoding uncharacterized protein LOC131597672, whose translation MNTTPFQLTFGHDAVLPIEIYLQSVRIQRQGVIPADLYWEMMMNELTELDEERLHALEASRKQKERVARAYNNRVKGKTFVVNDLVWKVILPMDKKNKALGKWSPHWEGPFRILKAFSNNAYEIEELAKDRRILKVNGKYLKKYKTFMHEVRIITT comes from the coding sequence ATGAATACTACGCCTTTCCAGTTaacatttggacatgatgcagtcttACCTATCGAAATTTACTTACAGTCAGTACGGATCCAAAGGCAAGGAGTAATTCCTGCAGACCtgtattgggaaatgatgatgaacgaattgacAGAGCTAGATGAAGAAAGGTTACACGCATTAGAAGCATCAAGAAAACAGAAGGAGAGGGTAGCAAGGGCATATAACAATAGGGTCAAAGGTAAAACCTTCGTTgtaaatgatttagtttggaaagttatattACCTATGGATAAAAAGAACAAAGCTTTAGGAAAATGGTCtccacattgggaaggcccttttcgaattttAAAAGCATTTTCAAACAATGCGTATGAAATAGAAGAATTGGCAAAGGATCGAAGGATCCTAAAAGTAAATGGAAAATACTTGAAAAAGTATAAAACATTTATGCACGAAGTAAGAATTATAACAACGTAA